In Collimonas arenae, a single genomic region encodes these proteins:
- a CDS encoding GNAT family N-acetyltransferase translates to MKIRALSPQDLSSYRRLRMESILDSPSSFVPTYDEEGSLPDDQMVTRLNAGPFQVTYGAFQEDVLVGTVGLIRDPRSKICHRATIVGVYVTPQARTAGVAQGLLEAVIAHARNIPEVIQLDLRVNTINARARSLYAKLGFESCGIDRRALCIDGQFHDEERMALYLEER, encoded by the coding sequence ATGAAAATCAGAGCTCTGTCGCCGCAAGATCTTTCGTCCTATCGCCGCCTAAGAATGGAATCCATCCTGGATTCGCCATCTTCCTTTGTTCCGACCTACGACGAAGAAGGCAGTTTGCCTGACGACCAGATGGTGACACGCTTGAATGCCGGTCCTTTTCAAGTAACGTATGGCGCGTTTCAAGAGGATGTCCTGGTTGGCACGGTCGGTTTGATACGCGATCCAAGGAGCAAGATCTGCCACCGTGCGACTATCGTGGGAGTCTATGTTACGCCGCAAGCGCGTACCGCCGGCGTTGCGCAGGGCTTGCTGGAGGCGGTCATTGCGCATGCCCGGAATATCCCGGAAGTGATCCAGCTGGACTTGCGAGTCAACACGATCAATGCTCGCGCCCGGTCCCTGTATGCCAAACTGGGATTTGAGTCTTGCGGAATCGACCGCCGCGCTTTGTGCATAGACGGACAGTTTCATGATGAGGAGCGGATGGCCTTGTATCTGGAGGAACGTTAG
- a CDS encoding UPF0149 family protein, with protein MNLDEPLSDKEFDELDDFLLSDRCAEDSMTMDTLHGYLTALVIGPEQVLLGEWLPHVWGPSLKDAPKFKSDKEFEKIVGLIARYMNEIAVTLEVAPKEYEPLFCEHEHEGKALLDGEAWAWGFWEGINIRAKAWEPIWHSNLATVVRPIYLLGAEELEEEEMALREDPVQRHKLAVEVEAAIPEIYRYWLPHRKSAIKTMQRETPKIGRNDDCSCGSGKKFKKCCGLNTTED; from the coding sequence ATGAATCTCGACGAACCCCTCTCAGACAAAGAATTTGACGAACTGGACGATTTTTTATTGTCCGATCGTTGCGCTGAAGACAGCATGACCATGGATACCCTGCATGGCTATCTGACGGCGCTGGTGATCGGGCCGGAACAGGTGCTGCTGGGTGAATGGCTTCCGCATGTATGGGGACCGTCGCTGAAGGACGCGCCGAAATTCAAGTCCGACAAGGAATTTGAAAAAATCGTCGGCCTGATCGCCCGCTACATGAATGAAATCGCGGTCACGCTGGAAGTTGCCCCGAAAGAATATGAACCGCTGTTCTGTGAACATGAGCACGAAGGCAAGGCCTTGCTCGATGGCGAAGCCTGGGCCTGGGGTTTCTGGGAAGGCATCAATATCCGCGCCAAAGCCTGGGAGCCGATCTGGCATTCCAACCTGGCGACGGTAGTCCGGCCTATCTATCTGCTGGGTGCGGAAGAGCTGGAAGAAGAGGAAATGGCGCTGCGCGAGGATCCTGTGCAACGCCACAAGCTGGCAGTGGAAGTGGAAGCGGCAATTCCGGAAATTTACCGCTACTGGCTGCCGCATCGCAAATCAGCGATCAAGACCATGCAACGCGAGACGCCGAAAATCGGCCGCAACGACGATTGCAGCTGTGGCAGCGGCAAGAAATTCAAGAAGTGCTGCGGCCTGAATACGACGGAAGATTAA
- the rsgA gene encoding ribosome small subunit-dependent GTPase A has translation MVNHARQEHKDQAGSGLVIAAHGRHYLVQAKIDGQSLKLQCVTRGKKSDVAVGDRVQLKTTSPNQGVIEAIDERNSLLYRSDQYKSKLLAANVTQLFIVVATEPGFADDLISRALVAAEAAGVKAHIVLNKTDIVEALEKTRQRLQMYANLGYPVHEVSARAFPEETCATLWPLLKGQSTILIGQSGMGKSSIINLIVPDADIAVREISAALDTGKHTTTFTRLYELDADAGTPDAQPASIIDSPGFQEFGLYQLSEGMLERAFVEFTPYLGKCKFYNCHHLIEPSCAVLEAVKDNKIASMRHQLYVQLLHESSQKLY, from the coding sequence ATGGTTAATCACGCCAGGCAGGAACACAAGGATCAAGCCGGCAGCGGCCTGGTGATCGCCGCGCATGGCCGCCATTACCTGGTGCAAGCCAAGATCGACGGCCAGTCTCTCAAGTTGCAATGCGTCACCCGCGGCAAGAAAAGCGATGTCGCCGTTGGCGACCGGGTCCAGCTGAAAACCACCTCCCCCAACCAGGGCGTAATCGAAGCCATCGACGAACGCAACAGCTTGCTGTACCGCTCCGATCAATACAAATCCAAGCTGCTGGCGGCGAATGTCACGCAGTTGTTCATCGTCGTGGCGACTGAACCAGGCTTCGCGGACGACCTGATTTCACGCGCCCTGGTGGCGGCTGAAGCGGCCGGCGTCAAGGCGCATATCGTGCTCAACAAGACCGATATCGTCGAAGCGCTGGAGAAAACCCGGCAGCGCCTGCAGATGTACGCAAACCTCGGCTATCCGGTGCATGAGGTATCGGCGCGCGCGTTTCCCGAAGAAACCTGCGCCACCCTGTGGCCTTTGCTGAAAGGACAGTCGACCATCCTGATCGGCCAGTCAGGCATGGGGAAATCGTCGATCATCAACCTGATCGTGCCGGATGCCGATATTGCCGTACGCGAAATCTCGGCGGCCCTCGATACCGGCAAGCACACCACCACCTTCACCCGCCTGTATGAACTCGATGCAGATGCTGGCACACCGGACGCTCAACCGGCCAGCATCATCGATTCGCCGGGATTCCAGGAGTTCGGCCTGTACCAGCTGAGCGAAGGCATGCTGGAACGCGCCTTCGTCGAATTCACGCCCTATCTGGGAAAATGTAAATTCTATAACTGCCATCACCTGATCGAGCCTAGCTGCGCGGTGCTGGAAGCGGTAAAGGACAACAAGATAGCCTCGATGCGGCACCAGCTATATGTGCAGTTGCTGCACGAATCGTCGCAAAAACTGTATTAA
- a CDS encoding DMT family transporter yields the protein MMHWVYLLIAIVAEVIATSALKASAEFTRLIPSVVVVAGYLTAFYFLSLTLRTLPVAIVYAMWSGIGIALIALVGWLFLKQSLDAAALIGIGMIVSGVLVLNVFSKTVAH from the coding sequence ATCATGCATTGGGTATATCTGTTGATCGCCATTGTCGCCGAAGTCATCGCCACCAGCGCCTTGAAAGCCAGCGCCGAATTTACCCGGCTGATTCCATCGGTGGTGGTGGTGGCCGGCTACCTGACCGCCTTCTACTTCCTGTCACTGACCTTGCGCACTTTGCCGGTGGCGATTGTGTATGCGATGTGGTCCGGCATCGGGATTGCGCTGATTGCACTGGTAGGCTGGCTGTTTTTGAAGCAAAGCCTGGATGCGGCGGCCTTGATCGGCATCGGCATGATCGTGTCCGGCGTGCTGGTGCTGAATGTTTTCTCCAAGACCGTAGCGCACTAA
- the orn gene encoding oligoribonuclease, with product MSQAADISATPAATPVPAAPVRPNEFNLIWVDMEMTGLDPDNDRIIEVAVVVTDPQLNILAEGPVFAIHQADEIMDGMDAWNKGTHGRSGLIERVKTSTVTENDAELALIEFLKKYVPNGKSPMCGNTICQDRRFMARGMPKLEAFFHYRNLDVSTLKELCRRWKPELASGFKKHQKHTALADILESIEELRYYREHFIKE from the coding sequence ATGTCACAAGCCGCCGATATCTCCGCTACTCCTGCTGCCACGCCTGTTCCGGCGGCGCCGGTGCGGCCGAATGAATTCAACCTGATTTGGGTCGACATGGAAATGACCGGGCTCGACCCGGATAACGACCGCATCATCGAGGTGGCTGTCGTGGTTACCGATCCGCAACTGAATATCCTGGCTGAAGGGCCGGTGTTTGCGATCCACCAGGCCGACGAGATCATGGACGGCATGGACGCCTGGAACAAGGGGACGCATGGCCGTTCCGGCCTGATCGAGCGCGTAAAAACTTCGACCGTGACTGAAAACGACGCTGAACTGGCGTTGATCGAATTCCTGAAGAAATACGTGCCGAACGGCAAGTCGCCGATGTGCGGCAACACGATTTGCCAGGATCGCCGGTTCATGGCGCGCGGCATGCCGAAGCTGGAAGCGTTTTTCCACTATCGCAACCTGGACGTGTCGACCCTCAAAGAGTTGTGCCGCCGTTGGAAGCCGGAACTGGCGAGCGGTTTCAAGAAACACCAGAAACACACTGCGCTGGCCGATATCCTCGAATCGATTGAAGAACTGCGCTACTACCGCGAGCATTTCATCAAGGAATAA
- a CDS encoding VOC family protein produces the protein MIDHTGVTVSDYHKSKAFYNAALGAIGYQLLLEFPAEVAGTDVAGFGEAPKPDFWISRATAEKPAHQQTIHFAFRVASRAQVDAFYQAGLEAGGADNGAPGPRPHYHQNYYSAFVKDPDGHNIEAVCHDPQ, from the coding sequence ATGATCGATCATACCGGCGTCACCGTTAGCGACTATCACAAGAGCAAGGCGTTTTATAACGCCGCCTTGGGTGCTATCGGCTACCAGCTGCTGCTGGAATTCCCGGCAGAAGTGGCGGGCACCGACGTCGCCGGTTTCGGCGAAGCGCCCAAACCCGATTTCTGGATCTCCCGGGCGACGGCAGAAAAGCCGGCCCATCAACAAACGATTCATTTCGCTTTCAGGGTGGCCAGCCGGGCTCAGGTGGACGCCTTTTATCAAGCAGGACTCGAAGCGGGCGGCGCCGACAATGGCGCACCCGGTCCACGGCCGCACTATCACCAAAATTATTATAGTGCGTTCGTGAAAGACCCCGACGGCCACAACATCGAAGCCGTTTGCCACGATCCTCAGTAA
- a CDS encoding LysR family transcriptional regulator encodes MDRLESLRVFCQVVELNSFSRAAEQLEMSNATITNHIASLERHFGVRLLNRTTRKISLTDDGHSCYQRAERLIGDMTELEDALQGRRMTPQGILRVDVPTAIARIYLAPALARFSELYPELSIRLNVGDRMVDMVEGRGDVWIRIGELKDSSMIARRIYQTRNLCCASPEFLAQHGMPQTPQELQDFRCLAFIHPNSGQNVPWTFSKGKQEFSWAPPGNIAINHAETLIHAANSGAGIVQLLTLSLNPQIRASQLVPVLADWATPGPPVSVVYHQSHQLSAKVRVFVDFVTELFAAID; translated from the coding sequence ATGGATAGACTGGAATCGTTACGGGTATTTTGCCAGGTGGTGGAACTGAACAGCTTCAGCCGTGCAGCTGAGCAGCTGGAAATGTCGAACGCTACCATCACCAACCATATAGCCAGCCTGGAGCGGCATTTCGGCGTGCGGCTGCTGAACCGCACCACCCGCAAGATCTCCCTGACCGACGATGGCCATAGTTGCTACCAGCGTGCCGAGCGCCTGATCGGCGACATGACAGAACTGGAAGATGCGCTGCAAGGCCGGCGCATGACGCCGCAAGGCATCTTGCGGGTCGACGTGCCGACCGCGATCGCCCGGATCTACCTGGCGCCGGCGCTGGCGCGATTTAGTGAACTGTATCCCGAACTGTCGATCAGACTGAACGTCGGCGACCGCATGGTGGATATGGTAGAGGGCCGTGGCGATGTGTGGATCCGCATCGGCGAGTTAAAGGATTCGAGCATGATTGCACGCCGTATCTACCAGACCCGCAACCTGTGCTGCGCGTCTCCGGAATTCCTGGCGCAGCACGGCATGCCGCAAACCCCGCAAGAGCTGCAGGATTTCCGCTGCCTGGCGTTCATCCATCCGAACAGCGGCCAGAACGTGCCTTGGACCTTCAGTAAAGGCAAACAGGAATTCAGTTGGGCGCCGCCCGGAAATATCGCCATCAATCACGCCGAGACCTTGATCCATGCGGCCAATAGCGGCGCCGGCATCGTCCAGCTGTTGACCTTGTCGCTGAATCCGCAGATTCGCGCCAGCCAGCTAGTACCGGTGCTGGCGGACTGGGCTACGCCGGGGCCGCCGGTATCGGTGGTGTATCACCAGAGTCACCAGTTGTCGGCCAAGGTACGGGTATTTGTCGATTTCGTTACAGAGTTGTTCGCCGCAATCGATTAG
- the argF gene encoding ornithine carbamoyltransferase — protein sequence MAIKHYLQFSDFSLDEYEYVIERSRLIKRKFKNYEPHYTLLDRTLVMVFEKNSTRTRLSFEAGMHQLGGAAIYLNTRDSQLGRGEPVEDAAQVMSRMCDVIMIRTFGQEIIERFASHSRVPVINGLTNEQHPCQVLADVFTYIEHRGSIAGKKVAWIGDANNMLYSWLQAAQVFGFHVNVSTPKGYDLDPTQVAADNQRYTLFANPSDACEGVDLVTTDVWTSMGYEDENAARLKAFDGWIVDQAKMQRANADALFMHCLPAHRGEEVSAEVIDGPQSVVWDEAENRLHVQKALLEYLVLGKVAE from the coding sequence ATGGCAATCAAACATTACCTGCAGTTTTCTGATTTTTCGCTGGACGAATACGAGTACGTGATCGAACGTAGCCGTCTCATCAAACGCAAATTCAAGAATTACGAACCGCACTACACGCTGCTGGACCGCACGCTGGTGATGGTGTTCGAAAAAAACTCGACCCGCACCCGCTTGTCCTTCGAAGCCGGCATGCATCAGCTGGGTGGCGCCGCCATCTACCTGAACACGCGCGACAGCCAGCTGGGCCGCGGCGAGCCGGTGGAAGATGCGGCGCAGGTCATGTCGCGCATGTGCGACGTCATCATGATCCGCACATTCGGCCAGGAAATCATCGAGCGCTTCGCCTCCCATTCGCGGGTGCCGGTAATCAACGGCCTGACCAATGAGCAGCATCCCTGCCAGGTATTGGCCGATGTTTTCACCTACATCGAGCACCGCGGCTCCATCGCCGGCAAGAAAGTCGCGTGGATCGGCGACGCCAACAATATGCTGTATTCGTGGCTGCAGGCGGCGCAGGTGTTTGGTTTCCACGTCAACGTATCGACCCCTAAGGGCTACGACCTCGATCCGACACAAGTAGCGGCCGACAACCAGCGCTATACCTTGTTCGCCAACCCGTCCGATGCCTGCGAGGGCGTTGACCTGGTCACCACCGATGTCTGGACCAGCATGGGTTACGAAGATGAAAACGCCGCGCGCCTGAAAGCGTTCGACGGCTGGATCGTCGACCAGGCCAAGATGCAACGCGCCAACGCCGATGCCTTGTTCATGCATTGCCTGCCGGCGCATCGCGGCGAGGAAGTATCAGCCGAAGTGATCGACGGCCCGCAATCGGTGGTCTGGGACGAAGCGGAAAATCGCCTGCATGTGCAGAAGGCCCTGCTCGAATATCTCGTGCTGGGTAAAGTTGCGGAGTAA
- a CDS encoding M48 family metallopeptidase, producing the protein MSSFAFSVLFVVFLAITLVVRFWLGSRQIRHVISHRSAVPAEFAEKIPLAAHQRAADYTVAKTKFSMFSMLVSSAVLIGFTLLGGLQLLSNIMFNWAGPGMVYQLGLLVAFGAIAGLIDLPLDYYKQFVLEARFGFNKMTVKLFFTDILKNTLIGAAIGLPLVWVVLLLMAKSGDLWWFYAWLVFSGFQLLMLVLYPTVIAPLFNKFTPLTDDTLRERIEGLMKRVGFASKGLFVMDGSKRSAHGNAYFSGFGAGKRIVFFDTLLARLSPHEIEAVLAHELGHFKLKHIVKRIAVMFAISLAFLALLGYLKQQLWFYTGLGVNPLLLADLSNNDAMALILFMLALPIFTFLLSPLSSISSRKHEFEADAFAVKHTNGADLVTALVKLYEDNASTLTPDPLHSAFYDSHPPATVRINRLLAAHG; encoded by the coding sequence ATGTCTTCATTTGCATTTTCAGTTTTGTTTGTAGTTTTCCTGGCAATTACCCTGGTAGTACGCTTTTGGCTGGGTTCCCGCCAGATTCGGCATGTGATCAGCCACCGCAGCGCTGTGCCTGCCGAATTTGCGGAAAAGATCCCCTTGGCGGCGCATCAGCGCGCTGCCGACTACACTGTTGCCAAGACCAAATTCAGCATGTTTTCGATGCTGGTCAGTTCCGCTGTCCTGATCGGCTTCACCTTGCTAGGCGGCTTGCAGTTGCTTTCCAATATCATGTTCAACTGGGCCGGTCCTGGCATGGTCTATCAATTGGGCTTGCTGGTGGCCTTCGGCGCTATTGCCGGCCTGATCGACCTGCCTTTGGACTACTACAAGCAGTTTGTACTGGAAGCGCGTTTCGGTTTTAACAAGATGACCGTCAAGCTGTTCTTCACCGACATCTTGAAAAATACCTTGATCGGCGCAGCCATCGGCTTGCCCTTGGTCTGGGTGGTGCTGTTGCTGATGGCCAAATCCGGCGATCTCTGGTGGTTCTATGCCTGGCTGGTGTTCAGCGGCTTCCAGTTGCTCATGCTAGTGCTCTACCCGACCGTGATTGCACCGCTGTTCAACAAATTCACGCCACTTACCGACGACACCCTGCGTGAGCGCATCGAAGGCTTGATGAAGCGCGTCGGCTTTGCATCCAAGGGCCTGTTCGTGATGGATGGCTCCAAGCGCAGCGCCCACGGCAATGCTTACTTTTCAGGCTTCGGCGCCGGCAAGCGCATCGTCTTTTTCGACACTTTGCTGGCACGCCTGTCGCCGCATGAAATCGAAGCAGTGCTGGCGCACGAACTGGGCCACTTCAAACTCAAGCATATCGTCAAGCGCATCGCCGTGATGTTTGCGATTTCACTCGCGTTCCTGGCGCTGCTGGGTTATCTGAAGCAACAACTGTGGTTTTACACGGGGCTGGGCGTCAATCCGCTGCTGCTGGCCGACCTGAGCAACAACGACGCCATGGCGTTGATCCTGTTCATGCTGGCGCTGCCGATCTTTACTTTCCTGTTGTCGCCGCTGTCATCGATCAGCTCGCGCAAACATGAATTCGAAGCCGATGCGTTTGCCGTCAAACATACCAACGGCGCCGACCTGGTGACTGCGCTGGTCAAGCTCTACGAGGACAACGCCTCGACCCTGACCCCCGATCCGCTGCATTCGGCATTCTACGACTCCCACCCGCCTGCCACCGTGCGTATCAACCGTTTGCTAGCAGCCCATGGTTAA
- a CDS encoding serine/threonine protein kinase yields MNISPPASFSTLTPDTVLDALDSIGLHGDGRLLALNSYENRVYQIGMEEGPPLVAKFYRPQRWSDAAILEEHGFVQELVEREIPVVAAWATQDGQTLHQFDGFRFAVFPRHGGRAPELEDDATLEWLGRFLGRIHAIGGLRKYAHRPTLDIVSFGEEPSAFLLANNFIPEDLLEAYRSTVTQALEGARRCFERAGSVGTLRLHGDCHGSNVLWTDAGPHFVDFDDSRMGPAVQDLWMLLSGERRDMVRQMGSLLAGYEDFCDFDTRELYLIEALRTLRLIHYAAWIARRWDDPAFAVAFPWFNTQRYWQDRVLELREQIALMDEPPLWQS; encoded by the coding sequence ATGAATATTTCGCCCCCCGCATCATTCTCTACCTTGACCCCCGATACCGTGCTGGACGCGCTCGACAGCATCGGCTTGCATGGCGACGGCCGCCTGCTGGCTCTCAACAGCTATGAAAACCGGGTTTATCAGATCGGCATGGAAGAGGGGCCGCCGCTGGTCGCCAAGTTTTACCGGCCACAGCGCTGGAGCGATGCGGCAATCCTGGAAGAGCACGGCTTCGTGCAGGAACTGGTCGAACGCGAAATTCCCGTGGTTGCGGCATGGGCTACCCAAGACGGACAGACACTGCATCAATTCGACGGCTTTCGTTTTGCCGTGTTTCCGCGTCATGGCGGCCGTGCGCCAGAGCTGGAGGACGACGCCACCCTCGAATGGCTGGGCCGTTTCCTGGGTCGCATCCATGCGATAGGCGGCTTGCGCAAGTACGCGCATCGGCCGACGCTGGATATCGTCAGTTTCGGCGAAGAGCCCAGCGCTTTCCTGCTGGCCAACAACTTCATCCCGGAAGATTTGCTGGAGGCTTACCGGAGCACTGTAACCCAGGCGCTGGAAGGCGCGCGTCGCTGCTTTGAGCGCGCCGGCAGCGTTGGCACATTGCGTCTGCATGGTGATTGCCACGGCAGCAATGTCTTGTGGACCGACGCCGGGCCGCACTTCGTCGATTTCGACGATAGCCGTATGGGACCGGCGGTGCAGGATCTGTGGATGCTGTTGTCCGGTGAGCGCCGGGACATGGTGCGACAGATGGGTTCCTTGTTGGCCGGCTACGAGGATTTCTGCGATTTCGATACGCGCGAGCTATACCTGATCGAGGCGCTGCGCACTTTGCGTTTGATTCACTATGCAGCGTGGATCGCCCGGCGCTGGGACGATCCGGCGTTTGCCGTGGCTTTTCCCTGGTTCAATACGCAGCGCTACTGGCAGGACCGGGTGTTGGAATTACGCGAGCAGATTGCGTTGATGGATGAACCGCCGCTGTGGCAGTCATGA